A section of the Enterobacter sp. C2 genome encodes:
- a CDS encoding O-antigen ligase family protein, giving the protein MIAVQSLANLSAKKVTTSLLLFCFCVLCFVWPIENSNLPANRNLFIYVALAMTLFLYFKKQGMPLEHNVKTRMPIYLLAGLLIFTLLNGLLVAPDLKQMFRSWQGQYLRAALMFFIGLLIYSFTASCFRGLSKTRFLSLVVLCSLGVIFIHVIQTVFMYLRNGYIDWGITWIVRTRTEMSFQINFICGILFAELLSRLFLHRKFLIFKTSLLLFFIAVCFVATALVNTRWGTIGLIGSTISICVFIAAKMLNRSNRRKMLLTGAAVVLMVVAVGYASWTQDPRWQSLSQDAVSGWNLSVDNRCYDGFTGPTLQDSTGRVLDESNACRSTFFHQGWKLVFENPFGTGPRKDAFLVLLQKAYHDPSIKQSNSHYGVIDFALQNGFLGLAGWLCFVISLIVAGWNAFSKKLVMPGLFLSLMAVSFLFRSSVDNMLRDHFLEQFMAFTGLMIGLIVTKDKNSVSGSAS; this is encoded by the coding sequence ATGATAGCTGTTCAATCTTTAGCGAACCTTTCCGCTAAAAAAGTCACCACCTCGCTTCTGCTTTTTTGTTTCTGCGTTCTGTGTTTTGTCTGGCCGATTGAGAACTCAAATCTGCCTGCCAACCGCAACCTGTTTATCTACGTTGCCCTGGCGATGACCCTGTTCCTCTATTTTAAAAAGCAGGGCATGCCGCTGGAGCATAACGTTAAAACGCGTATGCCGATTTACCTGCTTGCTGGCCTGCTGATCTTTACCTTATTGAACGGGTTGCTGGTGGCGCCGGACCTTAAGCAGATGTTTCGCAGCTGGCAGGGCCAGTACCTGCGCGCCGCGCTGATGTTTTTCATTGGCTTGCTCATCTACTCTTTTACCGCCAGCTGTTTCCGAGGCTTAAGTAAAACCCGCTTTCTCTCTCTCGTGGTGCTTTGCTCGCTGGGCGTGATATTTATTCATGTTATCCAGACTGTCTTTATGTACCTGCGTAACGGCTATATTGACTGGGGCATCACCTGGATTGTGCGTACCCGCACCGAGATGAGCTTCCAGATTAACTTTATCTGCGGCATCCTTTTTGCTGAGCTGCTTTCCCGTCTGTTCCTGCACCGCAAGTTTTTAATCTTTAAAACCAGCCTGCTGCTCTTTTTCATTGCCGTCTGCTTTGTCGCCACCGCGTTAGTGAATACCCGCTGGGGCACGATTGGTTTAATCGGCAGCACTATCTCTATTTGCGTCTTTATCGCCGCCAAAATGCTCAACCGCAGCAATCGCAGGAAGATGCTGTTGACCGGTGCGGCAGTCGTGCTAATGGTCGTCGCCGTAGGCTATGCCTCCTGGACCCAGGATCCGCGCTGGCAGAGCCTGAGCCAGGACGCCGTATCCGGGTGGAATCTGTCGGTGGATAATCGCTGCTATGATGGGTTTACAGGACCGACCCTGCAGGACAGCACCGGTAGGGTTTTGGATGAGTCTAATGCCTGCCGCTCAACCTTCTTCCATCAGGGCTGGAAGCTGGTGTTTGAAAATCCCTTTGGTACCGGGCCGCGTAAAGACGCCTTTTTAGTCCTGTTACAGAAGGCCTATCATGATCCTTCTATTAAGCAGTCTAATAGCCACTATGGCGTGATCGATTTTGCGCTACAGAACGGCTTTCTGGGTCTGGCCGGCTGGTTATGCTTTGTGATCTCGTTAATTGTGGCTGGCTGGAACGCGTTTTCTAAAAAGCTCGTTATGCCGGGTCTCTTCTTATCCTTAATGGCGGTGAGCTTCCTCTTCCGCTCCAGCGTAGATAACATGCTACGCGATCACTTCTTAGAGCAGTTTATGGCCTTTACCGGCCTGATGATCGGGCTGATTGTGACCAAAGATAAAAATAGCGTGTCGGGGAGCGCGTCATGA
- a CDS encoding lipopolysaccharide core heptose(II) kinase RfaY: MSVAFSRKQGFEIYQRVNDDDFTALLTQYKNNQIPVHKLASGSAARSVAIIASAKRKYILKEDRERDKRLEKKIANFIFGPFQSRLIRLMDRAVNEGCHVFQELYFVAEKNRFRTTQDVYAFYEYIEGTPLTEVDNPEQFIPQIIECILELHRHGLASNDIHFGNFILTPEGTLRIIDISCKASVKVCQANDLLTLRRKFGVEIQSSSGVYKIIRAKEALRRKIRALKHKK, from the coding sequence ATGAGCGTGGCGTTTAGCCGTAAACAGGGTTTTGAGATCTATCAGCGCGTCAACGATGATGATTTCACCGCCCTGCTTACGCAGTATAAAAATAACCAAATTCCGGTACACAAACTGGCCAGCGGCAGTGCCGCCAGGTCGGTGGCAATCATCGCCTCTGCGAAGCGTAAATATATTCTGAAAGAGGATCGCGAGCGGGATAAGCGGCTTGAGAAGAAGATCGCCAACTTTATATTTGGCCCGTTCCAGTCGCGCCTAATCAGGCTGATGGACCGCGCCGTTAACGAAGGCTGCCATGTTTTCCAGGAGCTTTACTTCGTTGCCGAAAAGAACCGTTTTCGCACCACGCAGGATGTGTACGCCTTCTATGAGTACATTGAAGGCACGCCCCTGACCGAGGTAGATAATCCCGAGCAGTTCATTCCGCAAATCATCGAATGCATTCTCGAGCTGCACCGTCACGGGCTGGCCTCAAACGATATCCACTTCGGCAACTTTATCCTGACGCCTGAAGGCACTCTGCGTATTATCGATATCTCCTGCAAGGCAAGCGTGAAGGTGTGTCAGGCAAACGATCTGCTGACGCTGCGCAGGAAATTCGGCGTGGAAATTCAAAGCAGCAGCGGGGTGTATAAAATCATCCGTGCTAAAGAGGCCCTGCGGCGGAAAATCCGCGCGCTCAAGCATAAAAAATAA
- the coaD gene encoding pantetheine-phosphate adenylyltransferase: protein MQKRAIYPGTFDPVTNGHINIITRAAGMFDRVIMAIAASPGKKPLFSLEERVSLAQEATAHLENVEVIGFSDLMANFARNQQATILIRGLRAVADFEYETQLAHMNRHLMPELESVFLMPAKEWSFISSSLVKEVARHQGDVTDFLPPNVHQALLQKLK, encoded by the coding sequence ATGCAAAAGCGCGCAATTTACCCTGGCACCTTCGATCCGGTTACCAACGGCCATATCAACATCATTACCCGGGCCGCGGGCATGTTCGACCGGGTTATCATGGCGATTGCCGCCAGCCCAGGCAAAAAGCCACTCTTCTCGCTGGAGGAGCGCGTTTCCCTCGCGCAGGAGGCTACGGCTCATCTGGAAAACGTTGAGGTCATTGGCTTTAGCGATCTGATGGCAAACTTCGCCCGTAACCAGCAGGCGACTATTTTGATCCGTGGTCTGCGGGCGGTGGCGGATTTTGAGTATGAGACCCAGCTGGCGCATATGAATCGCCACCTGATGCCGGAGCTGGAGAGCGTCTTTCTGATGCCTGCCAAGGAGTGGTCGTTTATCTCGTCGTCACTGGTCAAAGAGGTTGCGCGTCATCAGGGTGACGTGACTGACTTCCTGCCGCCAAACGTGCACCAGGCACTGTTGCAGAAGCTTAAATAA
- the rfaP gene encoding lipopolysaccharide core heptose(I) kinase RfaP — protein MVELKEPLATLWRGKDAFAEVKKLQGDVFRELETRRTIRFELAGKSYFLKWHQGTSVKEVVKNLFSLRLPVLGADREWNAIHRLHECGVDTMHGVGFGEKGANPLTRTSFIITEDLTPTISLEDYCADWRENPPDLHVKRMLIRRVATMVRKMHQAGVNHRDCYLCHFLLHLPFSGEEQDLKLSIIDLHRAQIRRQVPQRWRDKDLIGLYFSSVNIGLTQRDILRFMKIYFATDLKAIFKSEGQLLSSYERKTHKIVTHSQRNNL, from the coding sequence ATGGTTGAACTGAAAGAGCCGCTGGCGACCTTATGGCGCGGTAAAGATGCCTTTGCCGAAGTGAAAAAGCTGCAGGGCGATGTGTTTCGCGAGCTGGAAACGCGCAGAACGATCCGCTTTGAGCTGGCTGGCAAGAGCTACTTCCTGAAGTGGCACCAGGGCACCTCGGTCAAAGAGGTGGTGAAAAACCTGTTCTCTCTGCGCCTGCCGGTGCTGGGTGCTGACCGGGAGTGGAACGCGATCCATCGCCTGCACGAATGCGGCGTCGACACCATGCACGGGGTTGGCTTTGGTGAGAAAGGGGCCAATCCGCTCACCAGGACCTCGTTCATTATTACTGAAGATCTGACCCCAACGATCAGCCTTGAGGACTACTGCGCTGACTGGCGCGAGAATCCGCCCGATCTGCACGTGAAGCGGATGCTGATCCGCCGCGTCGCCACTATGGTGCGCAAGATGCATCAGGCTGGCGTCAACCATCGCGACTGCTACCTGTGCCACTTTCTGCTGCATCTGCCTTTTTCCGGGGAAGAGCAGGATTTAAAGCTGTCGATAATCGACCTGCATCGGGCGCAAATCCGCCGCCAGGTGCCACAGCGCTGGCGTGATAAGGACCTTATTGGCCTCTACTTCTCTTCGGTCAATATCGGTCTGACGCAGCGGGACATTCTACGTTTTATGAAGATCTACTTCGCCACGGATCTGAAGGCGATATTTAAGAGTGAAGGGCAGTTACTATCGTCATATGAGCGTAAGACTCATAAGATCGTAACGCATTCGCAGCGCAATAATCTGTAG
- the rfaC gene encoding lipopolysaccharide heptosyltransferase RfaC, which produces MRVLIVKTSSMGDVLHTLPALTDAMQAIAGIRFDWVVEEGFAQIPSWHEAVDRVIPVALRRWRKAWFSDPVKAERRAFRETLRAVHYDAVIDAQGLVKSAALVTRLAHGLKHGMDWQSAREPLASLFYNRRHHIARQQHAVERTRELFAKSLSYSKPQTQGDYAIARHFVEDSAAGEPYAVFLHATTRDDKHWPEARWRDLLALMAASGLKIKLPWGAPHEEARARRLAEGFDYVEVLPRLSLEKVARELAGARMVVSVDTGLSHMAAALDRPNFTLYGPTDPGLIGGYGKNQLAVRSPHGDLQQLTAETVFKTITP; this is translated from the coding sequence ATGCGGGTACTGATCGTTAAAACCTCATCGATGGGTGACGTCTTGCATACCCTGCCCGCCCTGACGGACGCCATGCAGGCGATTGCCGGGATCCGCTTTGACTGGGTCGTTGAGGAGGGGTTTGCTCAGATCCCCTCCTGGCATGAGGCGGTGGATCGCGTCATCCCGGTGGCCCTGCGCCGCTGGCGTAAAGCCTGGTTCTCCGATCCGGTGAAAGCCGAACGCCGGGCGTTTCGTGAAACCCTGCGCGCGGTGCACTATGACGCAGTGATCGATGCCCAGGGGCTGGTGAAAAGCGCGGCGCTGGTTACCCGGCTGGCGCACGGCCTGAAGCACGGTATGGACTGGCAAAGCGCTCGCGAGCCGCTGGCCAGCTTGTTCTATAACCGCCGCCATCACATTGCCAGGCAGCAGCACGCCGTGGAGCGCACCCGGGAGCTGTTTGCAAAAAGCCTGAGCTACAGCAAGCCGCAGACCCAGGGCGACTACGCCATTGCCCGGCATTTTGTCGAAGATAGCGCTGCGGGTGAGCCTTACGCCGTGTTTCTGCACGCTACCACGCGGGATGATAAGCACTGGCCGGAAGCCCGCTGGCGGGATCTGCTGGCGCTGATGGCGGCGTCGGGGTTAAAGATTAAACTTCCGTGGGGGGCACCGCATGAAGAAGCGCGTGCCAGACGTCTGGCGGAGGGGTTTGATTACGTAGAAGTCCTGCCGCGCCTGAGCCTGGAGAAGGTGGCTCGCGAACTGGCGGGTGCCAGGATGGTGGTGTCGGTGGATACCGGACTGAGCCATATGGCCGCCGCTCTCGACCGGCCCAATTTTACGCTTTACGGTCCGACCGATCCGGGGCTGATTGGCGGCTACGGCAAAAATCAGCTGGCGGTGCGATCGCCCCATGGCGATCTGCAGCAGCTGACGGCGGAAACAGTGTTTAAAACTATAACGCCCTGA
- the rfaQ gene encoding lipopolysaccharide core heptosyltransferase RfaQ, giving the protein MEKPFQRILLIKMRFHGDMLLTTPVVSTLKRRYPDAKIDVLLYQDTIPILSENAEINALYGLKNKKAKAGEKITNFVDVLKQLRANRYDLIVNLTDQWMVAALVRCLPARVKISQDFPHRQAAFWRKSFTHHAPVVGDHIVERNLSALRPLGIAEDYRQLTMSYAGQNWQAMREQLTAAGVGEHYVVIQPTARQAFKCWDNSKFSQVIDALHHQGYEVVLTSGPGADDLECVEEIASACETRPVTALAGKTRFPELAALIDHAALFIGVDSAPMHIAAAVKTKIIALFGATDHIAWRPWSEDAVVLWAGNYQPMPTRDQLDRNRRYLSVIPAEEVIAAARTLLPPLNAAVQAGGSL; this is encoded by the coding sequence GTGGAAAAGCCATTTCAAAGAATTCTGCTGATAAAAATGCGCTTTCATGGGGATATGCTGCTCACGACGCCTGTCGTAAGCACCCTGAAACGCCGCTACCCTGACGCGAAAATCGACGTGCTGCTCTACCAGGATACGATCCCTATCCTGTCAGAAAACGCAGAGATCAATGCGCTCTACGGCCTCAAAAATAAAAAAGCCAAAGCCGGGGAGAAAATCACCAACTTCGTGGATGTGCTCAAACAGCTGCGCGCTAACCGTTACGATCTTATCGTCAATCTCACTGACCAGTGGATGGTCGCCGCGCTGGTGCGCTGCCTGCCTGCCCGCGTCAAGATTTCACAGGATTTCCCCCATCGTCAGGCGGCTTTCTGGCGTAAAAGCTTTACCCATCACGCTCCCGTCGTTGGCGATCATATTGTTGAGCGCAACCTCTCGGCGCTGCGTCCGCTGGGGATCGCGGAAGATTATCGCCAGCTCACCATGAGCTATGCCGGGCAAAACTGGCAGGCGATGCGCGAGCAGCTAACGGCCGCCGGAGTAGGGGAGCACTATGTCGTGATCCAGCCTACGGCGCGCCAGGCCTTTAAGTGCTGGGATAACAGCAAATTCTCTCAGGTCATCGACGCCCTGCATCATCAGGGCTATGAAGTGGTGCTCACCTCAGGACCCGGCGCGGACGATCTGGAGTGCGTGGAGGAGATTGCCAGCGCCTGCGAAACGCGTCCGGTCACCGCCCTGGCGGGAAAAACGCGTTTTCCTGAGCTGGCCGCGCTTATCGATCACGCCGCGCTGTTTATTGGCGTCGACTCCGCACCCATGCATATCGCCGCAGCGGTAAAAACCAAAATCATTGCCCTGTTTGGCGCGACCGATCATATTGCCTGGCGTCCGTGGTCAGAGGACGCCGTCGTGCTCTGGGCCGGCAACTACCAGCCAATGCCGACGCGTGACCAGCTCGATCGTAATCGGCGCTACCTCTCCGTGATACCGGCCGAGGAGGTTATCGCTGCCGCCCGGACGCTGCTCCCACCGCTCAACGCCGCCGTGCAGGCAGGGGGCTCCCTATGA
- a CDS encoding glycosyltransferase family 9 protein: MIRALRKKIQLILVNLFLRLYTGKNGLASTQAEFAQEDKRNIKNIVIYSSTALGDFMMNSPAIHAIRREYPDAHITLICHKKMVQFLSAGKDWDSLIAWDNKLTTVSALVDNIKQQGRPDAAIILHSHTPYDFLSALRAGAKYVFIDNDKQAIPLVSKWATSRLKNFVGHTIQRKLELIAPFLSHEPSRAMRLPAEVVVDEATRDPAVKYVGFQMGASSLRKCWSTENFARLATQMINDDDAVKIVLIGAPNEVALQDKFLQQLDARYHDRVLPLIGKTTIPGLLQEIKKMSLLVTSDTGPLHLAVAMQVPTVSMFVVTSPMLYGPYQDPELHSVIYKAFTTFDEQHYASALDKISLNEVYARVKTFL; the protein is encoded by the coding sequence ATGATTCGAGCACTGAGAAAGAAGATACAGCTAATTCTGGTTAACCTGTTTTTGCGGCTGTATACGGGAAAGAACGGCCTGGCCTCTACCCAGGCGGAATTCGCCCAGGAAGATAAGCGCAATATCAAAAATATTGTTATCTACTCCTCGACGGCGCTGGGTGATTTCATGATGAACTCCCCGGCGATCCACGCCATTCGCCGGGAGTACCCTGATGCGCATATTACCCTTATCTGCCATAAAAAAATGGTGCAGTTTCTTTCGGCGGGTAAAGATTGGGATAGCCTCATTGCCTGGGATAACAAGCTGACCACGGTCTCCGCGCTGGTAGACAACATCAAACAGCAGGGCCGCCCGGATGCGGCAATTATTCTGCACTCCCATACGCCGTATGATTTTCTCAGCGCCCTCCGCGCCGGGGCAAAATATGTCTTTATCGATAACGATAAGCAGGCTATTCCCCTGGTCAGCAAATGGGCCACCAGCCGCCTGAAGAATTTTGTCGGTCATACTATTCAGCGCAAGCTGGAGCTGATTGCTCCCTTCCTTAGCCATGAGCCTTCCCGGGCTATGCGCCTGCCCGCAGAGGTGGTGGTAGATGAAGCGACCCGCGATCCGGCGGTGAAGTATGTTGGCTTCCAGATGGGGGCGTCGAGCCTGCGTAAATGCTGGTCGACAGAGAATTTTGCCCGCCTCGCGACCCAGATGATTAACGACGACGACGCGGTAAAAATTGTGCTGATTGGCGCACCAAACGAAGTCGCGCTGCAGGATAAGTTCCTGCAGCAGCTCGATGCCCGCTATCACGATCGCGTTCTGCCCCTGATTGGCAAAACCACTATTCCCGGCCTGCTGCAGGAGATCAAGAAGATGAGCCTGCTGGTGACGTCCGATACCGGGCCTCTGCACCTGGCCGTGGCGATGCAGGTCCCGACCGTCAGCATGTTCGTGGTGACCTCGCCTATGCTCTATGGTCCCTACCAGGATCCAGAGCTACATTCGGTTATCTATAAAGCCTTTACCACATTTGATGAACAACATTACGCCTCCGCATTAGATAAAATCAGCCTTAACGAAGTGTATGCGCGGGTGAAAACGTTTCTCTAG
- a CDS encoding glycosyltransferase family 9 protein — protein sequence MKVLIIRRDNIGDLILTTPLIATIARETGTQVDLLVNTYNKPVLDNNPHVGKVFLYSKLHHRSKGTSALSVLWQRLKTIIDLRRARYDVAIVAKERWDKRPLQWAKLAGAKKIIAIGNDCPPEVTDALPESTQNEHLVKLLARLAEPLGITAEPGPLELYVRPEETAAIKQKIRLPDDGLPVYGLQISSRRPEQRWPVENFVALAQRLSAQQPCHILLFWSPGSADNKLHPGDDEKARYIIDNCQDVSLIPVVTENIRELMAGMSLCNQIVTSDGGALHIAAGVHKPIVALFGNKAAWLWTPWAVPHELLQGEGYDVRNIPVDEVYNAFIRLQEQR from the coding sequence ATGAAGGTTTTGATTATTCGTCGCGATAATATTGGCGACCTGATTCTGACTACGCCGCTGATTGCAACCATAGCCCGCGAAACGGGAACCCAGGTCGATCTGCTGGTCAATACCTACAATAAGCCAGTGCTGGATAATAATCCGCACGTCGGCAAGGTGTTTCTCTATAGCAAGCTGCACCACCGTAGCAAAGGGACGTCGGCGTTAAGCGTTCTGTGGCAGCGGTTAAAAACCATTATCGATCTGCGCCGCGCGCGCTATGACGTGGCAATCGTTGCCAAAGAGCGCTGGGACAAGCGTCCGCTGCAGTGGGCAAAGTTGGCGGGAGCGAAAAAAATCATCGCTATCGGTAATGACTGCCCGCCTGAAGTAACCGATGCGCTGCCGGAATCAACTCAGAATGAGCACCTGGTGAAGCTGCTGGCGCGGCTGGCCGAGCCGCTGGGCATCACCGCCGAGCCGGGCCCGCTGGAGCTGTACGTGCGGCCTGAAGAGACGGCGGCCATCAAGCAGAAAATTCGGCTTCCCGATGACGGCCTGCCGGTCTACGGATTACAGATCAGCTCCCGTCGGCCCGAGCAGCGCTGGCCGGTAGAGAACTTTGTCGCCCTGGCGCAGCGGCTTTCCGCGCAACAGCCGTGTCATATCCTGCTCTTCTGGTCGCCGGGCAGCGCAGATAACAAACTGCATCCGGGCGATGATGAGAAGGCACGCTATATCATCGATAACTGCCAGGACGTCTCGTTAATTCCCGTGGTTACGGAAAACATCCGTGAGCTAATGGCGGGTATGTCGCTGTGCAATCAGATTGTTACCAGCGACGGCGGCGCGCTGCATATTGCCGCAGGGGTACATAAACCGATTGTTGCCCTGTTTGGTAATAAAGCGGCCTGGCTCTGGACGCCGTGGGCTGTACCGCATGAACTGCTACAGGGTGAGGGCTATGATGTCCGCAACATCCCGGTTGATGAAGTGTATAATGCCTTCATTCGTCTGCAGGAACAGCGTTAA
- a CDS encoding glycosyltransferase family 4 protein, giving the protein MIVAFCLYKYFPFGGLQRDFMRIAQTVAGRGHQVRVYTQSWQGECPAEFELIVVPVRKRTNHGRNAEYYQWVKAHLAQHPVARVVGFNKMPDLDIYYAADVCYAEKVAQEKGFFYRLTSRYRHYAAFERATFEQGKKTQLLMLTDKQIVDFQRHYHTEPERFHILPPGIYPDRKYSQQIPDSRRVYREKNRIGEDQNFVLQVGSDFNRKGVARTIEAIAALPDALRQNTLLFIVGQDKPGPFAALAAKLGIKENVHFFAGRSDVAELMAAADLLVHPAKQEAAGIVLLEAVAAGLPVIVTEVCGYAPYITDARCGVVINEPFSQAALNKTLADALGTPSRLSEWAANARHYADTQDLYSLPEKVADMITGKVNG; this is encoded by the coding sequence ATGATCGTGGCCTTTTGTCTCTACAAATACTTCCCGTTTGGCGGACTTCAGCGCGATTTTATGCGCATTGCTCAGACGGTAGCAGGGCGCGGCCACCAGGTGCGGGTCTACACCCAGTCCTGGCAGGGCGAATGTCCCGCAGAGTTTGAGCTGATTGTCGTTCCGGTCAGGAAACGCACTAATCATGGGCGCAACGCCGAATACTATCAGTGGGTAAAAGCGCATCTTGCGCAGCATCCTGTGGCGCGGGTGGTAGGCTTTAACAAGATGCCGGACCTCGATATCTACTACGCGGCAGACGTCTGCTACGCCGAGAAGGTGGCGCAGGAGAAGGGCTTTTTCTACCGCCTGACGTCACGCTATCGCCACTATGCGGCCTTTGAGCGTGCCACCTTTGAACAGGGCAAGAAGACGCAGCTACTGATGCTGACGGATAAGCAGATCGTCGATTTCCAGCGCCACTATCACACCGAGCCTGAGCGTTTTCATATTCTGCCGCCGGGGATCTATCCCGATCGCAAATATAGCCAGCAGATCCCCGACAGTCGTCGCGTCTATCGCGAAAAAAACCGTATCGGTGAGGATCAGAACTTTGTTCTGCAGGTGGGGTCAGATTTTAACCGCAAGGGCGTGGCGCGCACTATCGAGGCTATCGCCGCGCTGCCTGACGCGCTGCGGCAGAATACGCTGCTGTTTATTGTCGGCCAGGATAAACCTGGACCCTTCGCTGCCCTTGCTGCAAAGCTGGGCATCAAAGAGAATGTGCACTTCTTTGCCGGACGCAGCGACGTGGCGGAGCTGATGGCCGCAGCGGACCTGCTTGTTCATCCTGCGAAACAGGAGGCGGCGGGCATTGTACTGCTGGAGGCGGTGGCGGCAGGGCTACCGGTGATTGTCACCGAGGTTTGTGGCTACGCGCCTTATATAACGGATGCCCGCTGCGGCGTGGTGATTAACGAGCCGTTTTCGCAGGCAGCGCTGAATAAGACGTTGGCCGATGCGCTGGGCACGCCGTCGCGCCTGAGCGAATGGGCGGCCAACGCCCGTCACTATGCGGATACGCAGGATCTCTACAGCCTGCCGGAAAAGGTAGCTGATATGATAACGGGTAAAGTGAATGGTTGA
- the waaA gene encoding lipid IV(A) 3-deoxy-D-manno-octulosonic acid transferase, translated as MLQLLYTTLFYLIQPLIWLRLWVRGRKAPAYRKRWGERYGFYKQPLKPGGILMHSVSVGETLAAIPLVRALRHRYPDLPITVTTMTPTGSERVLSAFGNDVQHVYLPYDLPDALNRFLNAVDPKLVLVMETELWPNLIAALHTRKIPLVIANARLSARSAKGYAKLGDFIRTLLRRITLIAAQNEEDGERFIALGAKRNQLTVTGSLKFDISVTPQLASRAVTLRRQWAPHRPVWIATSTHEGEESAVIEAHQTLLREFPNLLLILVPRHPERFPDAINLVRQAGLSYITRSSGEVPSGSTQVVVGDTMGELMLLYGIADLAFVGGSLVERGGHNPLEAAAHAIPVLMGPHTFNFKDICARLTQADGLITVTDVASLSKEVASLLTDEDYRNFYGRHAVEVLYQNQGALQRLLQLLEPYLPPKAH; from the coding sequence ATGCTTCAATTGCTTTACACCACTCTTTTCTACCTGATTCAGCCGCTTATTTGGCTGCGTCTTTGGGTGCGTGGTCGCAAAGCACCGGCATACCGCAAACGCTGGGGCGAGCGTTACGGCTTCTATAAGCAACCGCTGAAGCCCGGCGGCATTCTGATGCACTCCGTTTCCGTGGGTGAAACCCTGGCGGCAATCCCGCTGGTTCGCGCCCTGCGCCATCGCTACCCGGATCTACCCATTACCGTCACTACCATGACTCCGACCGGCTCCGAACGCGTGCTCTCCGCTTTTGGTAATGACGTTCAACACGTCTACCTGCCCTACGATCTGCCGGACGCGCTCAATCGTTTTCTCAACGCTGTGGATCCGAAGCTGGTACTGGTGATGGAGACCGAGCTGTGGCCAAACCTGATTGCCGCCCTGCACACGCGCAAAATTCCGCTGGTGATCGCCAACGCCCGTCTCTCTGCGCGCTCCGCTAAAGGCTATGCCAAGCTGGGCGATTTTATTCGCACCCTGCTGCGCCGTATCACGCTGATCGCTGCTCAGAACGAAGAGGATGGCGAGCGCTTTATTGCCCTTGGGGCGAAGCGTAACCAGCTCACCGTCACCGGTAGCCTGAAGTTCGATATCTCGGTTACGCCCCAGCTTGCCTCCCGGGCAGTGACGCTGCGCCGCCAGTGGGCTCCGCATCGCCCGGTGTGGATCGCCACCAGCACCCACGAGGGTGAAGAGAGCGCGGTCATTGAGGCACACCAGACGCTGTTAAGAGAGTTCCCTAACCTGCTGCTGATTCTGGTTCCACGCCATCCGGAACGTTTCCCGGACGCCATCAACCTGGTGCGCCAGGCGGGCCTGAGCTACATCACCCGCTCGTCCGGGGAAGTCCCCTCCGGCAGCACTCAGGTCGTGGTGGGCGATACCATGGGCGAGCTGATGCTGCTCTACGGTATTGCCGATCTCGCCTTTGTTGGTGGTTCGCTGGTAGAGCGTGGCGGGCATAACCCGCTGGAAGCCGCCGCGCACGCTATTCCGGTGCTGATGGGGCCGCACACCTTCAACTTTAAAGACATCTGTGCCCGTCTGACCCAGGCCGATGGTTTGATCACCGTGACGGACGTCGCCTCGCTGAGCAAAGAGGTCGCCTCCCTGCTGACCGATGAGGACTACCGTAACTTTTACGGGCGCCATGCGGTAGAGGTGCTCTATCAAAACCAGGGCGCGCTACAGCGTCTGTTACAATTGCTGGAACCCTATCTGCCACCAAAAGCCCATTAA